CGCGGTTACGGACGCCTCCCCGAGCGGGGCCAACCGATGGAAAGCCGCTTTGGAAGGCACGTCACAGGCGTCATTGTAGCGAGGCGCGATAAGGTAAGAGTATGAACGCCTGCCGTGCATTCGTCCCTTGCCCCCAGCTCATCACACAGGTCACGCCATGAGCGGAGGCTCCGAACCCGTTCTGCGACGGATCAATTCGCTGATGCAACTGCGCCAGGAAGTCGAGGCCCTTTCGCATGGCGCACCCTGGGCGCCCCCGGCCGACTGGCTGGAAACCGACACCGAACTGCTGCTGATCATGGACGTTCCCGGCGTTGAAAGTGACGCCTTCGAACTGATCGAGGAAGAAAACACCGTGGTTGTGCGCGGTCAACGGCCACCGCCCGAGACCGACGGCTCGTTCTTGAGCGTCGAACGTCCTCAGGGCAGCTTTCAGCGCACGTTCAGCTTTCCGGTGGAGACCGTGCCGGG
The Deinococcus peraridilitoris DSM 19664 genome window above contains:
- a CDS encoding Hsp20/alpha crystallin family protein; amino-acid sequence: MSGGSEPVLRRINSLMQLRQEVEALSHGAPWAPPADWLETDTELLLIMDVPGVESDAFELIEEENTVVVRGQRPPPETDGSFLSVERPQGSFQRTFSFPVETVPGTGQAQLRAGVLVIRFEKRHKIIDHE